Within the Pseudomonas mendocina genome, the region ACCGGGCGCACACGCTCCACATCCTCTGCTCGGCCGCCGGCCATGATCGCCAGCGTGCCGGCTTCGGCACCCGGCGTACCGCCGGAAACCGGTGCATCAACCCAGCGCATACCGGTGCGTGCCTCCAGCTCCGCCGCCATCTCACGTGTGGCAGCCGGTTCCAGGCTGGAGAAGTCCACCAACAACTGCCCCGGACGCGCGCCTTCGATGATCCCGCCCGGGCCGAACACCACCTCGCGCACCACCTCGGTATTGGCCAGGCAAAGCATCACCACATTGGCATCGCGACACAGCTCGGCGGGGGTTTCCACGCGATGCGCGCCCTGCTCCAGCAGTGCAGTGCACTTGTCCGGAGTGCGATTCCAGAGCGTCAGCGGGTAGCCTGCAGCGAGCAGGCGGCGGGTCATCGGCAGGCCCATCAGACCAATCCCGGCGAAGGCCAGGGCGGGTAGCGTTGCAGTCATCGATCAACTCCAGGCAGTTCGTATCCAGCGTGCATATTAACCCCGGAGTCAATGCGTCGTGCTGCAAGCACGGCGTACGGCCACTATACTTCGCGCGCCTTCCCCGCTATTGAACCGGAGAATCCGACATGTTCAAGAACACCCTGGCTCTCGCCGCTGGCATCGCTCTGTCCGTATCCGCCGTATTCGCGCAAGCCGCCGATGTCCTCAAGGTCTCGGCCATCCCCGACGAAGCCCCCACCGAGCTGCTGCGCAAGTTCAAGCCGCTGGGCGCGTACCTGGAGCAGGAGCTGGGCATGAAGGTTGAGTTCGTGCCGGTGGCCGACTACGCCGCCGTGGTCGAGGCCCTGGCCGCCGACCGCATAGACATGGCCTGGCTGGGCGGCTTCACCTTCGTCCAGGCACGCCTGAAGACCGGCAATGCCGTACCGCTGGTACAGCGCGAACAGGATGCCGAATTCACCAGCAAGTTCATCACCTCCGATCCGGCGGTGAAATCGCTGCAGGACCTCAAGGGCAAGACCTTCGCCTTCGGCTCGGTGTCTTCCACCTCCGGCAGCCTGATGCCGCGCTACTTCATGCTGCAGGACGGCATCAAACCGGAAGAGTTCTTCAGCCGCGTGGCCTATTCCGGCGCACACGATGCGACTGTCGCCTGGGTGCAGGCCGGCAAGGCCGATGGCGGCGTGCTCAATGCCTCGGTGTGGCAGAAGCTGGTCGATGCCAAGAAGGTCGACACCGACAAGGTCAAGGTGATCGCCACCACCCCCACCTACTACGACTACAACTGGACCGTACGCGGCAACCTCGACGCCGATCTGCAGGCGAAGATCAAGGCTGCCTTCCTCGCCCTCGACCCGGCCAAGCCCGAGCAGAAGGCGATTCTCGACCTGCAGGCCGCGAGCCGCTTCATCGACACCAAGCCTGAGAACTACGAAGGGATCGAGGAAGCCGCTCGCGCCGCCGGCCTGTTGAAGTGAGCGTCGCCCTGCGTGGCGTGAGCCTGGCCCACGCCAACGGCAAGGTCGCGCTCGAGGGTATCGATCTGACCCTTGCTCCCGGCGAGCGGGTGGCCATCATCGGCCCCTCAGGCGCCGGCAAGACCACCTTGCTGCGCCTGTTGGCCACCAGCCTGCAACCCTCACGTGGCGAGATCGACCTGCTGCAGCACAACCCCTGGCGCCTGCCTGCTGGTAAGCGCCAGCGCCTGCGTGCACGCATCGGCCTGGTTCACCAGGCGCCGCCGCTGCCGCCGCGCCAGCGCGTCGTCACCGCCGTACTGGCTGGCAAGCTCGGCCAGTGGCCTGTGGTCAAGGGCCTGATCAACCTGCTGCATCCGCTGGATGCCACTGGCGCGCAGGCTGCTCTGGCCCGCCTGGATATCGCCGACAAACTCTACCAACGCTGCGACCAGCTCTCCGGCGGCCAGTTGCAACGCGTTGGCATTGCCCGCGTGTTGTACCAGGCGCCGGAGCTGATCCTCGCCGACGAGCCTGTTTCCGCCATGGACCCGGTACTGGCCGGCCATACCCTGGCCGTACTCAACCGCGAGGCCGCCGAACGCGGTATGACCCTGGTCGCCAGCCTGCATGCCGTCGACCTGGCCCTGGCGCATTTTCCCCGCGTCATCGGCATACGCGACGGACGCATCGCCTTCGATCTGCCAGCCGGTGCGGTGCAGCCGGCGCAACTGGATGCGCTGTATGCCAACGAGCAATTGCAGGCCACGCCCGGTTCACCCGCGCAGCCGCAACCGGTGCATATCCCGCGATGCTGAAGCGCGCACCACGCGATCCCGCCGCCTTACCGCGACTGCTCATAACCGTGCTGGCGTTGTTGCTGTTGTGGCCAGGTGTCAACCTCAGCGAGCTGGATTTGGCGGTACTGGTGGATGGCGACAACACCCGCGCCATGGGAAACTTCCTCGCCGGTTTCTGGCCGCCTGCACATGACGGCGAGTTCCTCGCACTGCTCGGCCGCGCCACTCTGGAAACCTTGGCCATCGCCACCGCCGGCATGAGCCTGGCCCTGCTGATCGCCCTCCCCGCTGCGCTCCTGGCGACACGCGCACTGTCGTTGTCGGCTGTTCATCGTGGCGGCCGCCCGGCCTGGTGGGCGCAACTGGCACGCTGGCCGGTACGCGGCTTGCTGATTTTCCTGCGCAGCGTGCCGGAGATCGTCTGGGCGCTGCTGTTCGTGCGCGCCGTCGGCCTCGGCCCCACTGCCGGCGTGCTGGCCATCGCCATCACCTACGCCGGCATGCTCGGCAAGGTTTACGCAGAAATCTTCGAGTCGGTGGATGCCCGCCCTACTCGTGCGCTACTGGAGGCCGGCAGCAGCCGCCTGGCAGCCTTCGCCTACGGTGTGTTGCCCAACTCGGCCGGGGAGATGCTGTCCTACACCGTGTACCGCTGGGAATGCGCCATCCGCGCTTCGGTGGTGATGGGCTTCGTCGGTGCCGGCGGGCTGGGGCAGCAGATCGACCTGTCGCTGCGCATGTTCGCTGGCGGCGAAGTGGCGAGCATGTTGCTCACCTTCCTGCTGCTGGTGCTGCTCGCCGATCAGCTCAGCCGCCTGCTGCGTGCGAGGCTGACATGAGAGCCGGCAACCTGATTTTGTTCGCCGCCCTTATCGCCGCGGTGATCGCCTCGTTCCTCTATCTGGGCATCGACCTCGGTGCGCTGGTCGCCGGCGATAGCCTGGCGCAGATGGGCAAGTACGCCAGCGGTTTCCTGCAGCCGGATTTCTCTGCCACGCACCTGCACGCCATCGGCCGCGGCGCCCTGGAAACCCTGGCCATGTCCGCCATCGGCACGCTGCTTGCCGCGCTGCTCGGCCTGGCCCTGGCGCTACCGGCCGCCGGGCGTTTCGGCGGACTCGCCCTGCATGCCACCCGCCTGCTGCTCAACGCCCTGCGCGCCATCCCGGAACTCGTCTGGGCTGCACTGATGGTTCTGGCCGCCGGGCTGGGCCCCAATGCCGGTACCCTGGCACTGGCCCTGCACACCGCTGGCGTGCTCGGTCGCCTGTTCGCCGAGGCCCTGGAGAACACCCCGCGCGAGCCGGCCGAGGCCATCCGCGAAAGCGGCGGCGGCCGCCTGGTTGCCTTCTGCTACGGCACCTTGCCCGGCGTATGGCCACAACTGGTGGCGTACACGCTGTATCGCTGGGAAAACAACATCCGCATGGCCAGCGTGCTCGGCTTCGTCGGTGCCGGCGGACTGGGACAGATGCTCTACATGAGCCTCAGTCTGTTCCAGGAAGCCCAGGCCGCTACGGTGATCCTGGCCATGTTGCTGCTGGTGCTGGCAGTCGACGCCTTGAGTGGTTGGGCGCGACAGCGTTGGGTGAGTGGCTGAACCCGCTGTGCGCTGAGCGACCAGGCTCGGCAGTCGCGAGCTCGCCTTCGCTCCCGCTCGCAACACGCAAATTCGGTCGCAACTGCTTAGCGGGCTTGGCCCAGACATGCTGAGGATTTAGCGCATTGACATATCGGTAAATACCGATATTATCGCGCCATGGAACTGATCGAAATCTTCAAAGCCCTCTCGAACCGTACGCGCCTTGAAATTCTCAAGGGGCTGAAGGATCCCGCGAAGAACTTCCCTCCACAGGATGAAGGAGACGTTCACGAGGTGGGGGTCTGCGTCAGTAGCATCCAGGAAGGCGTCGGGTTGTCGCAATCGACGGTGTCCGACTACCTAGCCACTCTGCACCGAGCGGGTCTGGTCAAAGTCAGGCGTATCGGGCAGTGGACGTACTACAAGCGCAATGAAGAAACCATCAGTGCCCTGGCCGAGCGGATAGGGAAAGAGCTGTAATCGCTTTAACTTTTTATATCGAAAAATCCCGATATTTCTTTTCGATCAACAGGTTTGCGGCGAGTCAGGCGCATAGGGAAAGAGCTGCGAGTTTTTCCACCACAATATATCGAAAAATACCGATATCCCTTTTTAGCGAAACGAGGAACACGACATGAAAGCGCAAGTACTGGACTCATTTGGCGGCCCGGAATCATTCGAGCTTCGCGAGGTACCCAAGCCGGTGCCACAGGCAGGGCAGGTGCTGGTCCGCGTTCACGCCACCTCCATCAACCCGCTGGATTACCAGGTGCGTCGCGGCGACTATGTCGACTACGTCCCCCTTCCCGCCATCACCGGGCATGACGTATCCGGCGTGGTCGAAGCGGTCGGTCCGGGTGTGACCAGCTTCGTGCCGGGCGACGAGGTCTGGTACACCCCGCAGATCTTCGACGGCCCCGGCAGCTACGCCGAGTATCACATTGCAGCGGAAAGCATCATCGGCAAGAAACCTGCCTCACTGAGCCACCTCGAAGCGGCCACCCTGACCCTGGTGGGCGGCACGGCCTGGGAAGCGCTGGTGGTACGTGCCGAGCTCAAGGTGGGCGAGAGCATCCTGATACATGGCGGTGCCGGAGGCGTCGGCCATGTGGCGATCCAACTGGCAAAAGCAATGGGCGCCCGAGTGTTCACCACCGTGCGCGAAGCGAACTTCGAGTTCGCGCGGAGCCTGGGCGCCGACGTCGCCATCGACTACGAGCAGGAGGACTACGTCGACGCCATCCTGCGGGAAACCGATGGCCACGGCGTCGACGTGATATTCGACACCATCGGCGGCGACACCTTGTCACGTAGCCCCGACGCCCTCGCGCAACTGGGTCGCGTGGTCTCGATCGTGGACATCGCCAAGCCGCAGAACCTCATCCAGGCCTGGGGCAAGAACGCGAGCTACCACTTCGTCTTCACCCGCCAGAACCGCGGCAAGCTCGATGAGCTGAGTGCACTGGTCGAGCGTGGCCAACTGCGGCCACACGTCGGCGCCGTCTATTCGCTTGCGGATATTTCTCGCGCCCATGCGCTGCTGGAGAGCCCCAACAACGGCCTGCGAGGAAAGATCGCGATTGCCGTCGAGCCACAGACTCATCTCGCCAGTGCCTGACCAACCAACTCAACCCGAGGAATCACACATGATCTATGAAATCGCCCTGCTACCCGTGCATCAGGAACGCATTGAACCGTTCAGGCAGGCATTCGCCGACGTCGCCCCATTGCTCCGCCGCGCCAAGGGGTACCGTGGTCATATGCTGGCGCAAGGTATCGAAACGCCAGAACGGTTCAACCTGATAGTCCGTTGGCAAACCCTTGAGGATCACACGCCGGGCTTCGAGGCGAGTGAAGACCACCGGCAATTCATGATGGCGCTGGAAGATTACTTTTCAGACGAACCGCAGGTTTACCACATCGAAGGAGCAGCCTTTGCTGCAAGTGAGCCGGCGAGTCAGCACGGTTTCTTCGACATGCTAGAGTCACCACCTCAGGAGCTTCGTCGATAACCTGCTGTGATTGTGCCTGGACGTCGCGTGCCCGATGACCTTCGCTTGTCGCGACGAATCATCGGCACGCGCATCCGCCCAAAGGAGAAATACCCGAGATGGACCGTTTTCAGCGCTTCGCTCCCCTATTGGCCCTTTGCCTGCTCCCCCTCTACGCCGAGGCTCGCCAGCAGCAACCCTGTGACGGCGCAATGCTGGAGGCACTCGCCAAGCAGCTGGGGCAGCAGGATTGGGCCGTTCCCGATAATAGAGGCGATGGTCCATTGGTAGCTGCTGCCTGCAAGCCCTGGCCGGATGCCCCGAACCTGTCGGTGGTGACCCTGGCCTACCGCAGTGCAGCGGATACAACGCCAGCCGGCGAGCGCAACCTGCATTGGCTGACGGCGAAGGTGGAGAAGCGAACCGGGCAGTTGCGCGAGCGCTATGACGCTTACCTTGGCGAAGATGCCGAACTGGAAATCGATGCCAACAGCCTCTGGCTGGATACGGCCCGTTATCACCTGGCGCCAGGGGTTCGCGCCTTCGGTGTGGTGGTTAGCAGCGTGGCGCGCGGCGCAAGCTGCCCGGATGCCGGTTTCAATGACCTGCTGACGCTGATGGCGCCGGACGGCCCCCAGTTACGCCCCGTGCTCTCCACCTACCTGAGTTCCTGGTCGACGGTGAAAGGCACATCCTGCGTGATGGACAGCGATTTCCAATCGGAACAGGCCGACCTGACACTCGCCATCGCCTCCACGCAATCCCATGGTTATGCCGATCTACTGGTGAGCGCACGCGTTCGCGACGCGCGCGGCGGAAACACCCTGCGCACGGTGAACACGACTGTCCGCTACGACGGCAAACAGTACCCCTTCAAACAGTATCCGACCTTCTGGACGAGAGACGCGCAGCCGTAACGCCGTCGTACTCCTGAGCGGTACGCAAGGCTCCCCCCAGGCTTAGCGGGAGTCTTTGAATACCGGTGCAGAATCAGAACGTGGTTTGCACACGTACGTAGAACGTATGGTAGGTGCCTTCATCGGTCAGGCCATTCTTAGCGCCTTCGCCCGTTATTGGCTCTCACCTTGCAGCGCGACGTATCGCTTACACGGCTGCCTTGCCATTGCCCGTCTAGACTGCTGAATCCATCCACACCACCGAGGGGACTCAGCATGACCAGCAAGAACACCATCTGCCTCTGGTACGACCGCGACGCGCTGGAAGCTGCGACCTTCTATGCCGCAACCTTCCCTGACAGCGCGGTGCTGGCGGTGCATCACGCCCCTGGTGACTACCCATCGGGACAGCAGGGTGATGTGGTGACGGTAGAGTTCACCGTCATGGGAATCCCCTGCCTCGGCCTCAATGGCGGCCCGGCGTTCCAGCACAACGAGGCGTTCTCGTTTCAGGTTGCGACCGACGATCAGGCCGAGACGGATCGCTTATGGCACGCGATCATCGACAACGGCGGACAGGCCAGTGAATGCGGCTGGTGCAAGGACAGGTGGGGCATCTCATGGCAGATCACGCCGCGCATCCTCAGCGCCGCCATCGCCAACCCTGACCGCGCGGCAGCCAAGCGTGCCTTCGAGGCGATGATGACCATGAGCAAGATCGAGATCGCCGTTATCGAGGCTGCGCTGAAGGGCTGACTGCCGAGATGAATCAGGCGCGGGCGTTCTTCTTCTGCAGGATCAACGAGGCTTCGTTGTAGGCGCTCTGGAAGGCGTCGCTGCCGATCCAGGCCACTGCGGCGTCTTCGTCCTCTTCATGGAATATGGCTCGATAGACGATCAACAGGCCCATCATGAAATCGGTGGCGGCCTCCTGCGACTCTTCCGCGACTACCAGTTCCAGCACGGGGTACTGCAGGAATACCAGGCACATGGCGAGCAGGCTGATAGCTTCACCGGCCTTCATCGCCTGGAACAGGTCATCGAAATGCGCGGGGTCGAAACCGTTCTCCTCGATGTCCTTGAAGTCAAAAGTGGCGAGGTCGATCTCGACATCATCGAACGGTTCGTTGATAAAGGGATTGGTCAGAATCGGATGGACGACATTGGCTTGCGGCCTGGCCTTGCCCATGCGGTTCTGCCTGGCTTTGCTCTTGGCCCGCTGGGCGCGCTTCTTCTGTTTGTCTGCGGATGCCATGGGGCGGTCCTCGTTTGGTACAGCCATATCCATGGCGCGGAAAGTTCAGGCGCCATTGTATTCAGTCTTCGATAGCCTGCGGCTGATTTTGCAGACGGAGAGTCACGCCTTGAGAACAGGCTTGCCTCTTTGGCCTTCAGCTGTTTTCTTCGAGCCACATGGATGACGGGAACCTGACCATGACTGACCGCGAACAACTGCACCGCGATGGCTATGCATTGCTGCGCCAGGCGGTTCCTGCCGAGTGGCTGGATGAGTTGCGCACCCTGTTCGACGCGCGCATTACACCCTCGCATCAGTGGCCGGTACCGCGCGGCGCTGACTGGCATCACTCGCGGCTGGATGACCACGCCATGATTCAGGCCGTATGTCGCCTGCCGCAACTGCTGGCAGTGATCGGCGAGCTGATCGGCGAACGCTTCTTCCTGGCCCAGGTGGAAGGTCGCGAGCCACTGGCTGGAGGCGGTCATCAGCAACTGCACCGCGATCTCTCGATACAGCGCCCAGGTGATATCGCCAATGCCATGGTCTTCTTCGACGACTATGGCCCGGACAACGGCGCTACGCGTATCGTCCCGGGCAGCCACCGTCCGTATGCCGACGAGCCGCCATTCGACTTCAACGACGAGTCCCGCTCAGTGCAACTTGCGGGTGCGGCCGG harbors:
- a CDS encoding NAD(P)-dependent oxidoreductase, whose protein sequence is MTATLPALAFAGIGLMGLPMTRRLLAAGYPLTLWNRTPDKCTALLEQGAHRVETPAELCRDANVVMLCLANTEVVREVVFGPGGIIEGARPGQLLVDFSSLEPAATREMAAELEARTGMRWVDAPVSGGTPGAEAGTLAIMAGGRAEDVERVRPVLAHLGQRLTRMGEVGAGQVTKVCNQMIVACNALVIAEVVALAERAGVNASLIAPALAGGFADSKPLQILAPQMAASQFEPIKWHVRTLLKDLDTAVKLSREQGSATPMSGLAAQLMRLHGSQGNLERDPATLVELLREQRP
- a CDS encoding zinc-dependent alcohol dehydrogenase family protein encodes the protein MKAQVLDSFGGPESFELREVPKPVPQAGQVLVRVHATSINPLDYQVRRGDYVDYVPLPAITGHDVSGVVEAVGPGVTSFVPGDEVWYTPQIFDGPGSYAEYHIAAESIIGKKPASLSHLEAATLTLVGGTAWEALVVRAELKVGESILIHGGAGGVGHVAIQLAKAMGARVFTTVREANFEFARSLGADVAIDYEQEDYVDAILRETDGHGVDVIFDTIGGDTLSRSPDALAQLGRVVSIVDIAKPQNLIQAWGKNASYHFVFTRQNRGKLDELSALVERGQLRPHVGAVYSLADISRAHALLESPNNGLRGKIAIAVEPQTHLASA
- a CDS encoding phytanoyl-CoA dioxygenase family protein; translated protein: MTDREQLHRDGYALLRQAVPAEWLDELRTLFDARITPSHQWPVPRGADWHHSRLDDHAMIQAVCRLPQLLAVIGELIGERFFLAQVEGREPLAGGGHQQLHRDLSIQRPGDIANAMVFFDDYGPDNGATRIVPGSHRPYADEPPFDFNDESRSVQLAGAAGDILVFDVDLIHAGSLNRLGTRRRSILISYFAEPLYASYLETRSLRGIRMDASERFEPANFSLSPA
- a CDS encoding ArsR/SmtB family transcription factor, translated to MELIEIFKALSNRTRLEILKGLKDPAKNFPPQDEGDVHEVGVCVSSIQEGVGLSQSTVSDYLATLHRAGLVKVRRIGQWTYYKRNEETISALAERIGKEL
- a CDS encoding antibiotic biosynthesis monooxygenase family protein, whose amino-acid sequence is MIYEIALLPVHQERIEPFRQAFADVAPLLRRAKGYRGHMLAQGIETPERFNLIVRWQTLEDHTPGFEASEDHRQFMMALEDYFSDEPQVYHIEGAAFAASEPASQHGFFDMLESPPQELRR
- a CDS encoding phosphonate ABC transporter ATP-binding protein, with protein sequence MSVALRGVSLAHANGKVALEGIDLTLAPGERVAIIGPSGAGKTTLLRLLATSLQPSRGEIDLLQHNPWRLPAGKRQRLRARIGLVHQAPPLPPRQRVVTAVLAGKLGQWPVVKGLINLLHPLDATGAQAALARLDIADKLYQRCDQLSGGQLQRVGIARVLYQAPELILADEPVSAMDPVLAGHTLAVLNREAAERGMTLVASLHAVDLALAHFPRVIGIRDGRIAFDLPAGAVQPAQLDALYANEQLQATPGSPAQPQPVHIPRC
- a CDS encoding PhnE/PtxC family ABC transporter permease, producing the protein MLKRAPRDPAALPRLLITVLALLLLWPGVNLSELDLAVLVDGDNTRAMGNFLAGFWPPAHDGEFLALLGRATLETLAIATAGMSLALLIALPAALLATRALSLSAVHRGGRPAWWAQLARWPVRGLLIFLRSVPEIVWALLFVRAVGLGPTAGVLAIAITYAGMLGKVYAEIFESVDARPTRALLEAGSSRLAAFAYGVLPNSAGEMLSYTVYRWECAIRASVVMGFVGAGGLGQQIDLSLRMFAGGEVASMLLTFLLLVLLADQLSRLLRARLT
- a CDS encoding putative selenate ABC transporter substrate-binding protein is translated as MFKNTLALAAGIALSVSAVFAQAADVLKVSAIPDEAPTELLRKFKPLGAYLEQELGMKVEFVPVADYAAVVEALAADRIDMAWLGGFTFVQARLKTGNAVPLVQREQDAEFTSKFITSDPAVKSLQDLKGKTFAFGSVSSTSGSLMPRYFMLQDGIKPEEFFSRVAYSGAHDATVAWVQAGKADGGVLNASVWQKLVDAKKVDTDKVKVIATTPTYYDYNWTVRGNLDADLQAKIKAAFLALDPAKPEQKAILDLQAASRFIDTKPENYEGIEEAARAAGLLK
- the phnE gene encoding phosphonate ABC transporter, permease protein PhnE, with amino-acid sequence MRAGNLILFAALIAAVIASFLYLGIDLGALVAGDSLAQMGKYASGFLQPDFSATHLHAIGRGALETLAMSAIGTLLAALLGLALALPAAGRFGGLALHATRLLLNALRAIPELVWAALMVLAAGLGPNAGTLALALHTAGVLGRLFAEALENTPREPAEAIRESGGGRLVAFCYGTLPGVWPQLVAYTLYRWENNIRMASVLGFVGAGGLGQMLYMSLSLFQEAQAATVILAMLLLVLAVDALSGWARQRWVSG
- a CDS encoding PA3715 family protein, producing the protein MDRFQRFAPLLALCLLPLYAEARQQQPCDGAMLEALAKQLGQQDWAVPDNRGDGPLVAAACKPWPDAPNLSVVTLAYRSAADTTPAGERNLHWLTAKVEKRTGQLRERYDAYLGEDAELEIDANSLWLDTARYHLAPGVRAFGVVVSSVARGASCPDAGFNDLLTLMAPDGPQLRPVLSTYLSSWSTVKGTSCVMDSDFQSEQADLTLAIASTQSHGYADLLVSARVRDARGGNTLRTVNTTVRYDGKQYPFKQYPTFWTRDAQP
- a CDS encoding VOC family protein; the protein is MTSKNTICLWYDRDALEAATFYAATFPDSAVLAVHHAPGDYPSGQQGDVVTVEFTVMGIPCLGLNGGPAFQHNEAFSFQVATDDQAETDRLWHAIIDNGGQASECGWCKDRWGISWQITPRILSAAIANPDRAAAKRAFEAMMTMSKIEIAVIEAALKG